DNA sequence from the Armatimonadota bacterium genome:
ATCCGGAACAGCGGCTCGGAGCTCAACACCGAGGACGCGGGCGTGTTCGTGGGGGCTCCCGGCGCGGTGCTGGAGGACCTGGTGCTGGAGGACGTCCTGTTCGGGCTGAACCTCAAGCAGGCGGACGGGGCCGTGGTCCGCCGCGTGCGGATCTCCGGCAAGCCCCTGCCCCTGAACCGGCGCGGGGACGCGATCCGGCTGTGGTACAGCCAGCGGGTGACCCTGACGGACGTGCGGGTGGAGCGGATGCGGGACGTCCTCCTGTGGTTCACGGAGGGGTCGGTGCTGCACCGCCTGCAGGTGCGCGGGTCCCGGTACGGGGTCCACTACATGTACGCGCACCGCACGCCGCTGCTGGACAGCAGCCTGGAAGGAAACGCGGTCGGCGCGTACATCATGTACAGCACGGGCGTGCGGGTGGAGGGCAACCGGTTCCTCCACAACCGCGACCTCCCTGGGGTGGGACTCGCCTTCAAGGAGTCCGACGCGGTGGTGGTCCGGCGCAACCTGCTGGTCGGGAACGCCACGGGGGTCTACCTGGATGCCACGCCCATGGGCGGGGAAGGCCGGGGCCGGTTCGAGGACAACGTGGTGGCCGGAAACGGGGTGGGGCTGGTGCTGTTGAGCAACGTGGTGGGCAACACCTTCACCGGCAATACCTTTGCGGCGAACCGGGAGACGGTGCGCACGGAGGGCGGGGCGAACGCCCGCAACCGGTGGGCGGGAAACTACTGGGGGGAGTATGCGGGGGTGGACCTGGACGGGGACGGGGTGGGAGAGCTTCCCCATCGGCTGCGGCGGTGGTTCGAGTCCGTCTCGGAGAACGTCCCCGCGGCGGCCCTGCTGCACGGGAGCGTGGGGCTGAGCGCCCTGGAGTTCGCAGCCCGGGCCTTCCCCCTGTTTGCGCCCCAGGAGGTACTGGTGGATCCGAGGCCGCTCGTGCACCCGGTGGTCCCTGAGGAATTCGTACGGCTGGAGCGCTCCGCGCCGTTTGCCGCGGTCAGCCTTGGGCTGGCGACCTTGGGGATGGGGGTGGCATGGCAGGCATTGAGGCCGCGGAAATGGGAGGGGCCCCCGTGATCCGCTGGCAGGGCGTCACGGTGCGGTTTGGGGACCGACTGGTGCTGCGGGGCGTGACCCTGGAGGTCTCTGCGGGTCAGCGGGTGGCGGTGGTGGGCCCGAACGGGGCCGGGAAGACCACGTTGCTGCGGTGCATGCTGGACCTGGTCCCCTACGAGGGCACGGTGACGGTGGGCGGCTTTGAAGCCAGACGGGAGGGTACCCGGGCGCGGGCCCTGGTGGGCTATGTGCCCCAGCTCCCCGCTTTCCCCCCACATCTCACCGCTGCGGAGGTGGTGGCCCTGGTGCAGGAGCTGCGGGGCGAGACACCGGATCCCTGGTCCCTCCTGGAACAGGTGGGCCTCCGGGAGCACGGTCGCAAGCCCGCGGGTCAGCTCTCGGGCGGCATGCTCCGGAGGCTGGGGCTCGCCGTGGCCCTGGTCGGAGATCCCCCGGTGCTCGTGTTGGACGAGCCCACGAGCTACCTGGACCGGGAGGGGGAAGCGTGGCTTGCGGGATGGCTGCGGGAAGCCACGGGGAAGACCGTGGTGGTGGCGAGCCACCAGCTACGGCGCCTGGAGCGGCTCGTGGATCGGGTGGTGGCGCTGGAGGCGGGGGAGGTGGTGGCGGACGTGACCGCGGAGACCCTGCAGCGCCTGCACTGGGTGGAGGTGGTGGTACAAGGGCCGCACCCGGTTCCCCTGCCGGCCGGGGTGGAGGTCCTCGCAAGCCGCAACGGCGCCGTGCACCTCCGGGTGCCCGATGCGCTGCTTCTGGAACTCCTGAAAGCCCTGGAAGGTCGGCCCTTCCGGGTGCACGAGCCGGAGGTAGAAGACCTGCTGCGGGGGGTGCGGGGATGACGGCCCTGGTCCTGGCCCGGTGGGACGCCCGCGCGAGCCTGCGGGACCGGTGGTTCCTCACCCTCGCCGCCGCCTTCGGTGTGCTCACCCTGGCCGCGGCGGCCACCTCCCTCGCGGGCCTCAAGGTAATCGGGCTTTCCTCCTTCGATCGGGCCGCGGCGGCCCTGGTCTCCCTCGCGCAGCTGTTCATCCCCCTCCTAGGGCTCACCCTGGGGGCGGTGTGGCTGGCAGGGGACCGGGAGACCGGAGCCCTCGCGTTCCTCCTCGCCCAGCCCGTCTCCCGGGGGACCCTCTACGCGGGGCGGTACGTGGGCGTGGGAGCTCCGGTGCTGGGCGCTGTCTGGCTCGGCTACGGGGCCGCGGGGGTGGTGATGGCCTGGGGCGCGGGCACGGACCGGCTCGGACTCTTCCTCACCCTGGTGGGACTCTCGAGCCTGCTCGCTCTGGCGATGCTCTCCGTGGGGTTCCTGATCTCCGCCTTCGCGCCGACCCGAGGGAGGGCCCTGGGGGCAAGCCTATTTGCCTGGCTCGGGTTCGTGGTCCTGGGGGACCTCGGGGTGCTCACAGCCGCGGTGGGATTGCGGCTTCCGGCCCTGGGGCTCCTGCTCCTGGCCGCGATGAACCCGGTCTGTGCGTTCCGCATGGCGAGCCTGCTTGGGATTCCCCACAGCCCGGAGTTGCTCGGTCCCCTGGGTCTACTGGCCGTGGATCGGTTCGGGCAACTGGGTGCCGCCCTAGCCCTCGTAGGAGTGCTCCTGGCCTGGACCCTGGGGGCCTTCGTCGCGGGATTCCTCCGGTTCACGCGGATGCCTCAGCCGTGAGAGGCGTGGCTCTCCTGTGCGCCCTGGCACTTGCCGCCTGCGCCTCCGTCTCCGCGGCCGAGGTTTCCGGAGAGGGGTGGAAGGCCCGGTTGGAGTGGTCACCGGCCTCACCCCGGGCCCTGCGGACCACGGCCTTGCGGCTTCGGATCGAGGACGGCTCGGGAAAGCCCCTGGGACTCTCGAAGCTACGCGCGGTGGCTTCCATGCCCGAGATGGTCCACGGGCCCGAGGAGATCCTCTTCCGGGAGGTGGCCCCAGGCCGCTACGAGGCCCAGCACGTCTTCTCCATGGACGGGCGGTGGGAGATCCGGGTAACGGGAGAATCAGGAGGCGTCCAGGTGCTAGCCTCCTTCAACCTGTCCGTGGGCCCCTAGCCGCCCGTGCGGGGGGCTGGGGATCGCGTACCCGCTCGACCCCCAGCATGTTCACCACACCCCGGACTCCGGGGATCGCCTGCACGAGCTGTTCCACCCGCTCCCGATCCTCTCCGGAGGGCACCGTGCCCGTGAGGGTAACCCACCCGCACTCCACCGCGGACCGCACCCGCTGGTGGGCCGGGAGGTGACGCCGCAGGATCCGCCGGACGGCCCGCACCAGCTCCAGGTCGCTCTCCGGGGCGGGGTGGGATCCCTGCGTGCTCAGGTGGTTCACCACGTCCAGAACCCCCGGGACCCGGTGGGCGGCCTCCTGGGCCGCGTACTTCTCCACCGCGCCGCTCACACGTCCCGTGAGGATGGCGATTCCGTTTTCCACGTGCGCCTGCACGCGCTCGGGATCCACCCGGCTGTCCACCTGGAACTCCTGCACCATCCGGCGATGCCTTCTCGTGTCCGCGGGCCGACCGGCCATGCTCTCACCTCCCGCCCACCACGAGGATAGGGAGGTCGCGGGTGCAGGGTGCATCGGCTGGGGAGGGGATCCGCGCGACCCTGGAAGTACCCGTGGGGTTCGCCCTCCTCCCTCCGAACTCCTCCCGCGGCCGCCTCGGAACGCGGGGATTCCCTCCCGCATCGGGTCCGGACCCGATCCTTCTTCCCCCAAAAATCGGGTCCCCATCCGATGCCCCACGTGAACCCCCTGTGTTCACTTGGAGTCAACCAAACCCCCTGGAGCGGGAAGGATGCGTGCGGGAGCCCTGGTGGCCCTGTGGGTGGTGCTCAGTGCGTGGTTCCTGGGGATGGCGTCCCGGTTCGGCGCCTTCCCCCTGAGCGCGGCCCGGGAGGCGCAGGTGGCGGACCACGCCTTCCGCCTCCTCATGTTGCTCGCGAGCCCCGTGTTCGCCGCGGTGGTGAGCGTGCTGGTGTACGCGCTCGTGGCCCGCAGAGGCCGGGGCGATCCCCCGGAGGCCCCGGCACACGTCCCGGAGCACCCCCTCGTGCCCCGCCTCTGGTTCTTGATCACCGCAGTCCTGTGCGCCTACGTGGTCTACAACCCGGGTCTCGTGGGGCTTGCGGAGATCCGCGGCGTTCCCATCGGGCGTCTGGTGGCCCACGGTCGGTACGCGGCGGTGGGGCTCCCGGAGCTCCCTCCGGGCGGGGAATTGGTGGTGCGGGTCCGGGCAAGCCGGTGGATCTGGCAGTTCGAATATCCGGAGCACGGGGTAACGAGCCGGGAGTTGGTGCTGCCCGTGGGGCAGCGGGTGCGGTTCGAGATCACCTCCACGGACATCGTGCACAGTTTCTGGATCCCCGCCTTCCGCACCAAGATCGACGCGGTGCCCAACCTGACCACCTACCTGCACGTCACCCCCACCCGGACCGGATCCTTCGAGCAGAGCGTGGATTTGCGGGTGCAGTGCGCGGAGCTGTGCGGGGTGGGGCACGCCCTGATGGCTTCTCCGGTGCGGGTGGTGGAGCCTGAGGCCTTCGAGACCTGGGTCGCACAGCAGGCGCGGAGGTAGGCCCATGCGGGTTCTTGCGCCCATCCTGAAAGGCATCCTCTACGGAGCCGTGGGGTACGTCCTGGGCGGCCCTGCCTTGGCCACACCGGTGCGGGCCCTGGGGGGGAGTTTCCCCTTCGATCTGGAGCTGGCCACGGGTTCCCTGTTGGGCACCGTGGGGTGGCTCGCGGGCGTGGGCATGTGGGAGGTGTGGGCCCGGGGATGGTTCGGACTCCCGCTCCGGCCGTGGCCGGAGGAAGACGGGATCGCCCGCTACTTTCGGTTCACCACGGACCACAAGGTGATCGGCATCCAGTACCTGGTGACCTTCCTGGGCCTGTTCTTCCTGGGCGGGGCGCTGGCCATGCTCATGCGGTGGGAGCTGCTGCGCCCGGGCCAGCAGCTGCTGACGTTGAACGGCTTCAACCAGGTGATGAGCCTGCACGGCATCATCATGATCGCGGTGGCCGTGGCCATCTTCCTGGGGGGGCTGGGCAACTACTGCGTGCCCTTGATGATCGGTGCCCGCGACATGGCCTTCCCCCGGATCAACGCCCTCAGCTACTGGCTCACCCCGCCCGTGGCCGTGATGCTGCTGGCAAGCCTGCTGGTGGGCGGATGGGACTCCGGGTGGACCGCCTACCCGCCCCTCAGCGAGGTGAACGCCCCGGGGCAGGTGCTCATGATCGTGGCGGTGGTCCTCTTCGGCCTCTCCTCCATCCTGGGCGGCATCAACTTCCTCGTGACCATCGCCCGCCTGCGGGCCCCGGGCCTTACGTGGAGCCGACTCCCCATCTTTGCCTGGTCCGTGTTCGCGGCGTCGCTTCTGAGCTTCATCTTCACCCAGTACCTGGCCGCAAGCCTGCTCATGGTGCTGCTGGACCGGGTGGCGGGGATGAGCTCCTTCCACTTCGCCCGGGGCGGGACGCCCGTGGTGTACCAGCAGCTCTTCTGGTTCTACTCCCATCCTGCGGTGTACATCATGATCCTGCCCGCCTTCGGCGCGGCCCTGGAGGTGATCACCCACTTCGCCCGCACGCCCCTGTACGCCTACCGCTGGGTGGTGGGGGGATTCCTGGGCATCGTGGGCCTGAGCGGCATCGTGTGGGCCCACCACAACTTCACGAGCGGCATGCCCGACTGGATGCACGCGCCCATGATGGCCACCACGGAGGCCATCTCCGTGCCCACAGGCCTCGTGTTCCTCGGCGCCCTGGGAACGCTCATCCGGGGGAGGCTGTGGCTGCGGACCCCCATGCTGTTTGCCCTGGGCTGGGTGTGGAACTTCCTCATCGGCGGGATCACGGGGATCTTCAACGCGGACGTGGCCACAGACCTGCACCTGCACGACACCTACTTCGTGGTGGGCCACTTCCACTACACCATCATGGGCGGGGAGATCTTCGCGTTGCTGGCTGCCCTGTACTACTGGTACCCGAAGATCACGGGCCGCATGTACGATGAGCGATTGGGCCGGCTGCACTTCTGGTGGACGTTCCTGGCCTTCAACGCCACGTTTTTGCCCATGTTCTGGGCAGGGCTGCACGGGATGAACCGCCGCATCGCGGACTATCCGGCTGCCCTGGCGGGGGTGAACTTCTGGACCAGCATCGCGGCCTTCCTCCTGGGTGCGGGTTTCCTCGTGTTCCTGTACAACTTCGTGGCCAGCTGGGTGCGGGGCCCGCGGGCGGAGGCGAACCCCTGGCACGCCTCCACCCTGGAGTGGCAGGTGCCGAGCCCTCCGCCCGTGGAGAACTTCCCCGTCCCCCCCGCGGTGGTGGGCCCGCCCTACGTGTACGGCATCCCCGGAGTCCGGCATGCGGTGCTCGGCGTGGCAGGAGGGAGCCAGGAATGAGCCGGTTGGCGCACAAGCTCCGGTTGGGCACACGGGTGTTCGGGACGCTCGCCGCCCTCACCGTTGTGGAGTGGTTCGCGGCCCGGTGGCCCGGATCGCTCCTGTGGCTGGGACTCATCGCCCTGGCCAAGACCGCCCTCATCGCGGAGTACTTCATGCACTACTCGCAGCTGGTACGGGGGGAGGAATAGCATGCACCGGGAAGCCGCCCGCCTGGGCCGGGAGGAGCTGCAGAACGCGCGGTTGGGCCTGTGGCTGTTTATCGTCTCGGAGGCGGCCCTCTTCAGCGCCTTCGTGGCGGCCCGCTACCTCAACCTCGGGACTGCCCGTCCTGCGGAGCTGAACCAGGCTTTGGGGCTGGCCATCACCGGGGTGCTGCTGTTCAGCAGCCTCACCGCGTACCGGGCGGAGACCTGCATCGCCCACGGGGATCGCCCGGGGTTTCTCCGCAACACGCTGTGGACCGTGCTGCTGGCCTCGGTGTTCCTGGTGGGCGTGGTGGTGGAGTGGGTAGAGGGCTTCCACTACTTCCCGCCCTCCACCCGGTACGGCACCAGCTTCTTC
Encoded proteins:
- the nosD gene encoding nitrous oxide reductase family maturation protein NosD; the encoded protein is MRGLLAAAVVAWAIFPAAAGPPSLQAVVDAAPAGGEVVVRGVVLGPVVVRKPLRILGEPGAVVDGGGQGTVVRVEAPGVYLGRLVIRNSGSELNTEDAGVFVGAPGAVLEDLVLEDVLFGLNLKQADGAVVRRVRISGKPLPLNRRGDAIRLWYSQRVTLTDVRVERMRDVLLWFTEGSVLHRLQVRGSRYGVHYMYAHRTPLLDSSLEGNAVGAYIMYSTGVRVEGNRFLHNRDLPGVGLAFKESDAVVVRRNLLVGNATGVYLDATPMGGEGRGRFEDNVVAGNGVGLVLLSNVVGNTFTGNTFAANRETVRTEGGANARNRWAGNYWGEYAGVDLDGDGVGELPHRLRRWFESVSENVPAAALLHGSVGLSALEFAARAFPLFAPQEVLVDPRPLVHPVVPEEFVRLERSAPFAAVSLGLATLGMGVAWQALRPRKWEGPP
- a CDS encoding ABC transporter ATP-binding protein encodes the protein MIRWQGVTVRFGDRLVLRGVTLEVSAGQRVAVVGPNGAGKTTLLRCMLDLVPYEGTVTVGGFEARREGTRARALVGYVPQLPAFPPHLTAAEVVALVQELRGETPDPWSLLEQVGLREHGRKPAGQLSGGMLRRLGLAVALVGDPPVLVLDEPTSYLDREGEAWLAGWLREATGKTVVVASHQLRRLERLVDRVVALEAGEVVADVTAETLQRLHWVEVVVQGPHPVPLPAGVEVLASRNGAVHLRVPDALLLELLKALEGRPFRVHEPEVEDLLRGVRG
- a CDS encoding ABC transporter permease subunit gives rise to the protein MTALVLARWDARASLRDRWFLTLAAAFGVLTLAAAATSLAGLKVIGLSSFDRAAAALVSLAQLFIPLLGLTLGAVWLAGDRETGALAFLLAQPVSRGTLYAGRYVGVGAPVLGAVWLGYGAAGVVMAWGAGTDRLGLFLTLVGLSSLLALAMLSVGFLISAFAPTRGRALGASLFAWLGFVVLGDLGVLTAAVGLRLPALGLLLLAAMNPVCAFRMASLLGIPHSPELLGPLGLLAVDRFGQLGAALALVGVLLAWTLGAFVAGFLRFTRMPQP
- a CDS encoding FixH family protein, whose product is MRGVALLCALALAACASVSAAEVSGEGWKARLEWSPASPRALRTTALRLRIEDGSGKPLGLSKLRAVASMPEMVHGPEEILFREVAPGRYEAQHVFSMDGRWEIRVTGESGGVQVLASFNLSVGP
- a CDS encoding BON domain-containing protein, with the translated sequence MAGRPADTRRHRRMVQEFQVDSRVDPERVQAHVENGIAILTGRVSGAVEKYAAQEAAHRVPGVLDVVNHLSTQGSHPAPESDLELVRAVRRILRRHLPAHQRVRSAVECGWVTLTGTVPSGEDRERVEQLVQAIPGVRGVVNMLGVERVRDPQPPARAARGPRTG
- a CDS encoding cytochrome c oxidase subunit II, yielding MRAGALVALWVVLSAWFLGMASRFGAFPLSAAREAQVADHAFRLLMLLASPVFAAVVSVLVYALVARRGRGDPPEAPAHVPEHPLVPRLWFLITAVLCAYVVYNPGLVGLAEIRGVPIGRLVAHGRYAAVGLPELPPGGELVVRVRASRWIWQFEYPEHGVTSRELVLPVGQRVRFEITSTDIVHSFWIPAFRTKIDAVPNLTTYLHVTPTRTGSFEQSVDLRVQCAELCGVGHALMASPVRVVEPEAFETWVAQQARR
- a CDS encoding cbb3-type cytochrome c oxidase subunit I, producing MRVLAPILKGILYGAVGYVLGGPALATPVRALGGSFPFDLELATGSLLGTVGWLAGVGMWEVWARGWFGLPLRPWPEEDGIARYFRFTTDHKVIGIQYLVTFLGLFFLGGALAMLMRWELLRPGQQLLTLNGFNQVMSLHGIIMIAVAVAIFLGGLGNYCVPLMIGARDMAFPRINALSYWLTPPVAVMLLASLLVGGWDSGWTAYPPLSEVNAPGQVLMIVAVVLFGLSSILGGINFLVTIARLRAPGLTWSRLPIFAWSVFAASLLSFIFTQYLAASLLMVLLDRVAGMSSFHFARGGTPVVYQQLFWFYSHPAVYIMILPAFGAALEVITHFARTPLYAYRWVVGGFLGIVGLSGIVWAHHNFTSGMPDWMHAPMMATTEAISVPTGLVFLGALGTLIRGRLWLRTPMLFALGWVWNFLIGGITGIFNADVATDLHLHDTYFVVGHFHYTIMGGEIFALLAALYYWYPKITGRMYDERLGRLHFWWTFLAFNATFLPMFWAGLHGMNRRIADYPAALAGVNFWTSIAAFLLGAGFLVFLYNFVASWVRGPRAEANPWHASTLEWQVPSPPPVENFPVPPAVVGPPYVYGIPGVRHAVLGVAGGSQE
- a CDS encoding cytochrome C oxidase subunit IV family protein, which produces MSRLAHKLRLGTRVFGTLAALTVVEWFAARWPGSLLWLGLIALAKTALIAEYFMHYSQLVRGEE
- a CDS encoding cytochrome c oxidase subunit 3, translating into MHREAARLGREELQNARLGLWLFIVSEAALFSAFVAARYLNLGTARPAELNQALGLAITGVLLFSSLTAYRAETCIAHGDRPGFLRNTLWTVLLASVFLVGVVVEWVEGFHYFPPSTRYGTSFFSLTGLHGLHVLSGAVLLLGVYLHGRRGRYGPGDYWPVEGVVKYWHFVDVAWVFIYPTLYLVG